The Sphingosinithalassobacter sp. CS137 genome includes a region encoding these proteins:
- a CDS encoding GAF domain-containing protein produces the protein MAVVIPEGYGNISITSHTAFCRSASLHLRRRGHMDVNQNDSAHARLAEARRQVRVLTSGVFGMQGDPELSQIVEQAAKTTDFPFAAVSIVDRSRLWLAVAYGFDPREFPRPNSFCDAAIQVPGFAPLCVSDAWCEPRFKFAPAVIEMNVRAYYAVPLVTSDGFALGTLCLLDQKPRTVDATALGLMTALASSATAAIDRERNAVAHARYAINELSTRIRFAVADEDDAMVELLDEELRKMEAKLQPSWQAQAR, from the coding sequence ATGGCCGTTGTGATTCCAGAAGGTTATGGTAATATTTCAATAACTTCCCACACTGCATTCTGTCGCAGCGCCAGTCTCCATCTCCGTCGTCGAGGCCATATGGACGTGAACCAGAATGACAGCGCACACGCGAGACTCGCCGAGGCTCGTCGGCAGGTACGCGTGCTGACGAGCGGCGTGTTCGGCATGCAGGGCGATCCCGAACTCTCCCAGATCGTCGAACAGGCCGCGAAGACGACCGACTTTCCATTCGCCGCGGTGTCCATCGTGGATCGGTCGCGGCTGTGGCTCGCGGTCGCCTATGGCTTCGACCCGCGAGAATTTCCTCGGCCGAACAGCTTCTGCGACGCGGCGATCCAGGTTCCGGGCTTTGCCCCGCTGTGCGTCTCCGACGCGTGGTGCGAGCCACGCTTCAAATTCGCTCCCGCGGTGATCGAAATGAACGTGCGCGCCTATTATGCGGTGCCGCTGGTCACCAGCGACGGTTTCGCCCTCGGCACGCTCTGCCTGTTGGACCAGAAGCCGCGGACGGTGGACGCGACGGCGCTGGGGCTGATGACGGCACTTGCAAGCAGCGCCACCGCAGCGATCGATCGCGAACGCAATGCCGTGGCGCACGCCCGATACGCGATCAATGAGCTTTCCACGCGCATCCGCTTCGCCGTTGCCGACGAAGACGATGCGATGGTGGAACTGCTCGACGAGGAGCTTCGCAAGATGGAAGCGAAGCTGCAACCGAGCTGGCAGGCGCAGGCCAGGTAG
- a CDS encoding DUF2382 domain-containing protein, which produces MKDKQTSTGEGAVVEEEIIPVVEERARIEKRVIAGSTVTVRTRPVSETVKLSESLSRETVSVERHKVGRVVTEIPDIREEGGTTVLPVVEERIRVVRELVLVEEVHLKRERSSEKFEAEVEQRRTIVEIDEE; this is translated from the coding sequence ATGAAGGACAAGCAGACGAGCACGGGCGAAGGCGCCGTGGTCGAGGAAGAGATCATCCCGGTCGTCGAGGAGCGCGCGCGGATCGAAAAGCGCGTGATCGCCGGAAGCACAGTTACCGTGCGCACGCGGCCCGTATCCGAAACCGTGAAGCTGAGTGAATCCCTGAGCCGTGAGACTGTGTCGGTCGAGCGGCACAAGGTGGGCAGGGTGGTCACCGAGATTCCCGACATCCGGGAAGAAGGCGGAACCACCGTGCTGCCCGTGGTAGAGGAGCGGATCAGGGTCGTGCGCGAACTGGTGCTGGTCGAGGAGGTACATCTCAAGCGGGAGCGCTCGTCCGAGAAGTTCGAGGCCGAAGTCGAACAGCGTCGGACTATCGTCGAGATCGACGAGGAATAG
- a CDS encoding YsnF/AvaK domain-containing protein translates to MRHDRRYEKLDSLSNYKLEHKSQDIRGYPLVSPEGRKFGVIDDLLVGPDHDRVVAVRLEDGRCCAVEPLEIHDNVVVYGEAARAFAARDNQYGSAAVVEEERIPVVEERVAIGKRVASGGDVITVHKGVHAETVSEDVHLRDESVSVEKRPVNERVSSERAEALLNEGDRTVSMTERDEEAVVAKDAVVTDEVVVRKTAEDKVDRVTETVRKTDVDVEKSTRRHDDRT, encoded by the coding sequence ATGAGACATGATCGCCGCTACGAAAAGCTTGACAGTCTTTCCAACTACAAGCTCGAACACAAGTCGCAGGATATTCGCGGCTACCCCTTGGTCAGTCCTGAAGGTCGCAAGTTTGGTGTGATCGACGATCTGCTGGTCGGCCCAGACCATGATCGCGTGGTGGCGGTGCGCCTTGAAGACGGGCGCTGCTGCGCCGTCGAGCCGCTCGAAATTCATGACAATGTCGTGGTTTATGGCGAAGCGGCGCGCGCCTTCGCCGCTCGGGACAATCAATATGGTTCGGCCGCGGTCGTCGAGGAAGAGCGCATTCCGGTCGTCGAAGAGCGTGTCGCGATCGGCAAGCGTGTGGCCAGCGGCGGCGACGTCATCACCGTACACAAAGGCGTTCATGCCGAGACGGTGAGCGAAGATGTCCACCTGCGCGACGAGAGCGTGAGCGTCGAGAAGCGCCCGGTGAACGAGCGGGTCAGTTCCGAACGGGCCGAGGCTCTGCTGAACGAGGGTGATCGAACCGTCTCGATGACCGAACGCGACGAGGAGGCCGTCGTCGCGAAGGATGCGGTCGTCACCGACGAGGTCGTCGTTCGCAAGACTGCCGAGGATAAGGTCGACCGTGTCACCGAGACGGTGCGCAAGACCGATGTCGACGTGGAGAAGAGTACCCGCCGGCACGACGACCGGACCTGA
- the gatB gene encoding Asp-tRNA(Asn)/Glu-tRNA(Gln) amidotransferase subunit GatB codes for MADVTAPYRIHGDTGEWEVVIGLEVHAQVTSHAKLFSGASTAFGAEPNTQVSLVDAAMPGMLPVPNRECIRQAVRTGMALGAAINKYSRFDRKNYFYADLPQGYQISQLYHPIVGEGAIDVQLDEKDPESPTKTIGIERIHVEQDAGKLMHDQHPTRSYVDLNRSGVALMEIVSRPDMRSPVEAGAYLSKLRSILRYVGSCDGNMDQGSMRADVNVSVRKPGAEFGTRTETKNVNSVRFVMQAIESEARRQVEVLESGGKIVQETRLFDPDKGETRSMRSKEDAHDYRYFPDPDLLPLELDDAFLEECRASLPELPDAKRRRYESEMGLSAYNAAVLTADADTARWFEALLAESARIQKKGEPEVARAASNWLISDLFGALNRLGKSIDESPVSPEQGAELLGLIADGTISNTLGKQVFEIMLETGDAPAKIVEDRGMKQTSDTGAIEAEIAKVLDANPDKVADYRGGKDKLFGFFVGQTMKAMGGKANPAVVNELLKKALG; via the coding sequence ATGGCTGACGTAACCGCACCCTACCGCATCCATGGCGACACCGGCGAATGGGAGGTCGTGATCGGCCTCGAGGTCCATGCCCAGGTCACCTCGCACGCCAAGCTCTTCTCGGGCGCCTCGACCGCATTCGGCGCAGAGCCGAACACGCAGGTGTCGCTGGTCGACGCCGCGATGCCGGGAATGCTGCCCGTGCCCAACCGCGAGTGCATCCGCCAGGCGGTGCGCACCGGCATGGCGCTGGGCGCGGCGATCAACAAATACAGTCGGTTCGACCGCAAGAACTACTTCTACGCCGATCTGCCGCAGGGCTATCAGATCAGCCAGCTCTATCACCCGATCGTCGGCGAAGGCGCGATCGACGTGCAGCTCGACGAGAAGGACCCGGAATCGCCCACCAAGACGATCGGGATCGAGCGCATCCATGTCGAGCAGGACGCGGGCAAGCTGATGCACGATCAGCATCCCACGCGCTCCTATGTCGATCTCAACCGCTCGGGCGTCGCGCTGATGGAGATCGTCAGCCGTCCCGACATGCGCTCGCCGGTCGAGGCGGGGGCGTATCTGTCCAAGCTGCGCTCGATCCTGCGCTATGTCGGCAGCTGCGATGGCAATATGGACCAGGGATCGATGCGTGCCGACGTCAACGTCAGCGTGCGCAAGCCCGGCGCCGAATTCGGCACGCGCACCGAGACGAAGAACGTCAACTCGGTCCGCTTCGTCATGCAGGCGATCGAAAGCGAAGCGCGCCGCCAGGTCGAAGTGCTCGAAAGCGGCGGCAAGATCGTTCAGGAAACGCGCCTGTTCGATCCCGACAAGGGCGAGACGCGGTCGATGCGCTCGAAGGAAGATGCGCACGACTATCGCTACTTCCCCGATCCCGACCTGCTGCCGCTCGAGCTGGACGACGCGTTCCTTGAGGAATGCCGCGCGAGCCTGCCCGAGCTGCCCGACGCCAAGCGCCGCCGCTACGAGAGCGAGATGGGGCTGAGCGCCTACAACGCCGCGGTGCTGACGGCGGATGCGGACACCGCGCGCTGGTTCGAGGCGCTGCTCGCCGAAAGCGCGCGCATCCAGAAGAAGGGCGAGCCCGAAGTCGCGCGCGCGGCCTCCAACTGGTTGATCTCCGACCTGTTCGGCGCGCTCAACCGCCTCGGCAAGAGCATCGACGAAAGCCCCGTCAGCCCCGAACAGGGTGCTGAGCTGCTCGGCCTGATCGCCGACGGCACGATTTCGAACACGCTGGGCAAGCAGGTGTTCGAGATCATGCTCGAAACCGGCGACGCCCCGGCCAAGATCGTCGAAGATCGCGGGATGAAGCAGACCAGCGACACCGGCGCGATCGAGGCCGAGATCGCCAAGGTGCTCGACGCCAACCCGGACAAGGTCGCCGACTATCGCGGCGGCAAGGACAAGTTGTTCGGCTTCTTCGTCGGCCAGACGATGAAGGCGATGGGCGGCAAGGCGAACCCGGCGGTCGTCAACGAGCTGCTGAAGAAGGCGCTGGGGTAG
- a CDS encoding type II toxin-antitoxin system VapC family toxin: protein MIFLDSNIVIDLVEPEGRWRRWAEDRIVDAVGARLVVNCIVRAETARQFESREMQDSFFASLGVETLEIDGDSAFHAGRAHLEYRRAGGARTAMLADFLIGGHATALTATLLTRDRARFATYFPDLTLITPETDNG, encoded by the coding sequence ATGATCTTTCTCGACAGCAATATCGTCATCGATCTGGTCGAACCTGAGGGCCGGTGGCGCCGCTGGGCAGAGGACCGGATCGTCGATGCCGTCGGTGCGCGACTGGTGGTGAACTGCATCGTTCGCGCCGAAACCGCGCGCCAGTTCGAATCGCGCGAGATGCAGGATTCGTTCTTTGCCAGCCTGGGCGTCGAGACGCTGGAGATCGACGGCGATTCGGCGTTCCACGCCGGTCGCGCGCATCTGGAATATCGCCGCGCGGGAGGGGCCCGAACGGCGATGCTTGCGGATTTTCTGATCGGGGGCCATGCAACGGCGCTGACCGCCACGTTGCTCACCCGCGACAGAGCGCGTTTTGCAACCTACTTTCCCGACCTCACGCTCATCACACCCGAGACCGACAATGGCTGA
- a CDS encoding AbrB/MazE/SpoVT family DNA-binding domain-containing protein, with protein sequence MTEQRNLTVKGQVTIPKDVRDALGLKPGDAVAFERDGARVYLRKGESDERDTEARRSAMRARLAEARKFALPLIDMTSDDYMAAVREPVPIIRKR encoded by the coding sequence ATGACCGAACAGCGTAACCTCACCGTCAAGGGTCAGGTGACCATCCCCAAGGACGTGCGCGATGCGCTGGGCCTAAAGCCCGGGGATGCCGTGGCGTTCGAGCGTGACGGCGCACGCGTCTATCTGCGCAAGGGCGAGAGCGACGAGCGCGATACCGAGGCAAGGCGCAGTGCGATGCGTGCCCGGCTGGCGGAGGCGCGCAAATTCGCGTTGCCGCTCATCGACATGACCAGCGACGACTATATGGCTGCGGTCCGCGAGCCGGTGCCGATTATACGCAAGCGATGA
- the gatA gene encoding Asp-tRNA(Asn)/Glu-tRNA(Gln) amidotransferase subunit GatA, giving the protein MTELTDLGIAAIRDGVRDGSFSAVEIAEAFTAAVAEAKSLNAFIVETPEHALDAARAADAARAAGETLKPLAGVPIGMKDLFCTKGVQTTAASHILEGFVPPYESTVSQHLWDAGAGMLGKLNLDQFAMGSSNETSYFGNVISPWRRGGGDNAPLAPGGSSGGSAAAIAARLCPGATGTDTGGSIRQPAAFVGIAGIKPTYGRCSRWGVVAFASSLDQAGPMARDVRDCAILLEAMSGFDPKDATSLDLPVPQWEAGLNADLKGKRIGIPKEYRVENMPSEIDALWQQGIDWMKDAGAEIVEVSLPHTKYALPAYYIIAPAEASSNLARYDGVRYGLRELPEGANLQEMYAVTRAAGFGDEVKRRILIGTYVLSAGFYDAYYTQAQKVRTLIARDFENGWMQCDYLLTPTAPSAAFALGEKSADPLAMYLNDVFTVPSSLAGLPAMSVPGGLDKQGLPLGLQIIGKPLDEQGVLNAGLAIEQRAGFTARPEAWW; this is encoded by the coding sequence ATGACCGAGCTTACCGATCTGGGTATCGCCGCGATCCGCGACGGGGTGCGCGACGGCAGCTTCTCCGCGGTCGAAATCGCGGAGGCGTTCACCGCTGCGGTCGCCGAGGCGAAATCGCTCAACGCCTTCATCGTCGAAACGCCCGAGCATGCGCTCGACGCCGCCAGGGCCGCCGACGCCGCGCGCGCCGCGGGCGAGACGCTCAAGCCGCTTGCCGGCGTGCCGATCGGGATGAAGGACCTGTTCTGCACCAAGGGGGTGCAGACCACGGCGGCAAGCCACATTCTCGAGGGCTTCGTGCCGCCTTATGAATCCACCGTCAGCCAGCATCTGTGGGATGCCGGCGCGGGGATGCTGGGCAAGCTCAACCTCGATCAGTTCGCGATGGGATCGTCGAACGAGACGAGCTATTTCGGCAACGTCATTTCGCCCTGGCGGCGCGGCGGCGGCGACAATGCGCCGCTCGCCCCCGGCGGTTCCTCGGGCGGCAGCGCGGCGGCGATCGCGGCGCGGCTCTGCCCGGGGGCGACCGGCACCGACACCGGCGGCTCGATCCGCCAGCCGGCGGCATTCGTCGGCATCGCGGGGATCAAGCCCACCTATGGCCGCTGCTCGCGCTGGGGCGTGGTGGCCTTCGCCTCGTCGCTGGATCAGGCGGGGCCGATGGCACGCGACGTGCGCGACTGCGCGATCCTGCTCGAGGCGATGTCCGGGTTCGACCCCAAGGACGCGACTTCGCTCGACCTGCCGGTGCCGCAGTGGGAAGCCGGGCTGAACGCCGACCTCAAGGGCAAGCGCATCGGCATTCCGAAGGAATATCGCGTCGAGAACATGCCGTCCGAGATCGATGCGCTGTGGCAGCAGGGTATCGACTGGATGAAGGACGCGGGGGCCGAGATCGTCGAGGTCAGCCTGCCGCACACCAAATACGCGCTGCCGGCCTATTACATCATCGCCCCGGCCGAGGCCTCGTCGAACCTCGCGCGCTACGATGGCGTGCGCTACGGGCTGCGCGAGCTGCCCGAGGGCGCGAACCTGCAGGAAATGTACGCCGTCACGCGCGCCGCCGGCTTCGGCGACGAAGTGAAGCGCCGCATCCTCATCGGCACCTATGTCCTCTCTGCGGGCTTCTACGACGCCTATTACACCCAGGCGCAGAAGGTGCGTACGCTGATCGCGCGCGATTTCGAGAATGGCTGGATGCAGTGCGACTATCTGCTGACGCCGACCGCGCCGAGCGCCGCCTTCGCGCTGGGCGAGAAATCGGCCGATCCGCTGGCGATGTACTTGAACGACGTGTTCACCGTGCCGAGCAGCCTCGCCGGGCTGCCCGCGATGAGCGTGCCGGGCGGGCTCGACAAGCAGGGGCTGCCGCTCGGCCTCCAGATCATCGGCAAGCCTCTGGACGAGCAGGGCGTGCTGAATGCGGGCCTCGCAATCGAGCAGCGTGCGGGGTTCACCGCGCGGCCGGAGGCTTGGTGGTAG
- the gatC gene encoding Asp-tRNA(Asn)/Glu-tRNA(Gln) amidotransferase subunit GatC has product MSVDQNTVRKVASLARIAITDEEAERLTPELNNILGWVEQLGEVDTSAVEPTTAVIANTLRLRADVVTDGDRRDAVLANAPQGEHGFFTVPKVVE; this is encoded by the coding sequence ATGTCCGTCGATCAGAACACCGTGCGCAAGGTGGCCAGCCTCGCGCGCATCGCCATCACCGACGAGGAGGCCGAGCGGCTGACTCCGGAGCTGAACAACATCCTCGGCTGGGTCGAGCAGCTGGGCGAGGTGGATACCTCCGCCGTCGAGCCGACGACCGCCGTCATTGCCAACACGCTGCGCCTGCGCGCCGACGTGGTGACCGACGGTGATCGCCGCGACGCGGTGCTCGCGAACGCGCCGCAGGGCGAGCATGGCTTCTTCACCGTGCCGAAGGTGGTCGAATGA
- a CDS encoding DUF4153 domain-containing protein, with protein MDDSTPIRDERDWPARPLILAAIGLVAGILCHLVLGDAPEPGIGRIEAAATVFIVGFAGLIGFTLERRSWIAALLFAFATAVVAALVTWWNGAPTGWEAGEAWRMISLALAVAIAAPLFQAARDSGGWRFPYASVHDHAWTNVVLWCAAWAFVGVVFLLLLLLDQLFRLIGIEWIGDLTGEAIVWRALVGLAFGTALGVLRESDRTVHLLQRVVATVLAVLAPVLGIGLLLFLAALPFTGLGALWDATRVPTAILLTCVIGALVLVNAVIGNAPEEESRARPLRWGAMALGVAMLPLAVLAAIATGLRIGQYGLTPERLWAVTFVAIATAYGLAYLSALVRGRGGWAGHLRPANLRLALGVCALALLLATPLVSFNLLATRDQIARLEAGAIPPEKFDWAALAYDFGRPGRAALERIAAQGPAEARERAQAALESDNRWLFAEDQAAELAAQSIESRIRILPREVPLPEGLAEALAGWDACGRNTEQRCTLLYEAGAERAMVLLESCYARPEPERAEASPVKSRLHSIAPLADCAAPRHFALREGNWQVTNPADATDASPAAQAARAQGYARGDIEVRTVTRRQLFVGGQPVGKAFE; from the coding sequence ATGGACGATTCGACTCCGATACGGGATGAACGCGATTGGCCCGCCCGGCCGCTGATCCTGGCGGCGATCGGACTGGTCGCTGGAATTCTGTGCCATCTCGTGCTCGGCGATGCACCGGAGCCGGGCATTGGCCGGATCGAAGCTGCCGCCACGGTCTTCATCGTCGGTTTCGCCGGGCTGATCGGATTCACGCTGGAGCGGCGGTCCTGGATCGCCGCGCTGCTGTTCGCATTCGCGACGGCGGTGGTCGCGGCGCTGGTGACGTGGTGGAACGGCGCGCCGACCGGCTGGGAAGCGGGTGAGGCGTGGCGGATGATCAGCCTGGCGCTTGCAGTCGCGATCGCGGCGCCGCTGTTTCAGGCGGCACGCGACTCGGGCGGCTGGCGCTTTCCCTATGCGTCGGTGCACGATCACGCCTGGACCAATGTAGTGCTGTGGTGCGCCGCCTGGGCTTTCGTCGGCGTCGTCTTCCTGCTCCTGCTCCTCCTCGATCAGCTCTTCCGGCTGATCGGCATCGAATGGATCGGCGACCTGACCGGCGAGGCGATCGTCTGGCGCGCGCTGGTCGGGCTGGCGTTCGGAACCGCACTCGGCGTCCTGCGCGAGAGCGACCGGACGGTGCATCTCCTCCAGCGCGTGGTCGCGACGGTGCTGGCGGTGCTCGCGCCGGTCCTTGGGATCGGCCTGCTCCTGTTTCTCGCCGCGCTGCCGTTCACTGGCCTGGGCGCGCTGTGGGACGCGACGCGGGTGCCGACGGCGATCCTGCTCACCTGCGTGATCGGCGCGCTGGTGCTGGTGAATGCCGTGATCGGCAACGCGCCCGAGGAAGAGTCGCGTGCGCGACCGTTGCGCTGGGGCGCGATGGCACTGGGAGTGGCGATGCTGCCGCTGGCGGTGCTCGCCGCGATCGCGACCGGGCTGCGCATCGGCCAATATGGCCTCACGCCCGAGCGGCTGTGGGCAGTCACGTTCGTGGCGATCGCGACCGCCTATGGCCTCGCCTATCTGTCGGCGCTGGTGCGCGGGCGCGGAGGCTGGGCGGGCCATCTGCGCCCGGCGAATCTCCGGCTGGCACTCGGCGTATGCGCGCTTGCGCTGCTGCTCGCGACTCCGCTCGTGAGCTTCAACCTGCTCGCCACGCGCGACCAGATTGCGCGGCTCGAAGCGGGAGCGATTCCGCCGGAGAAGTTCGACTGGGCGGCGCTCGCCTATGATTTCGGCCGGCCGGGACGTGCCGCGCTGGAGCGGATCGCTGCCCAGGGTCCCGCTGAGGCCCGCGAGCGGGCGCAGGCGGCGCTGGAATCGGACAATCGCTGGCTTTTCGCCGAGGATCAGGCAGCCGAGCTGGCGGCGCAATCGATCGAATCGCGAATCCGGATCCTGCCGCGCGAAGTGCCGCTGCCGGAGGGATTGGCGGAGGCACTTGCCGGCTGGGATGCCTGTGGACGGAACACGGAGCAACGCTGCACGCTGCTGTACGAGGCGGGAGCCGAACGTGCGATGGTCCTGCTCGAGTCCTGCTACGCGCGTCCCGAACCGGAACGCGCTGAGGCGAGCCCGGTGAAGTCCCGCCTCCACAGCATAGCGCCGCTTGCGGATTGCGCGGCACCGCGCCACTTCGCCTTGCGCGAGGGGAACTGGCAGGTGACGAACCCCGCCGATGCGACGGACGCGAGCCCCGCGGCCCAGGCGGCACGTGCGCAGGGCTATGCGCGCGGTGACATCGAGGTGCGCACCGTGACACGCCGCCAGCTTTTCGTCGGCGGCCAGCCGGTGGGCAAGGCGTTCGAATAG
- a CDS encoding DUF3089 domain-containing protein: MARKFLYGIAILIMLALAAAFTYRYWGMQIMRQAMVPSAEFTPLPEAPPSAYARAEMWIARPDKPGNPALWTPEGFQPAGDPAAAVFFLHPTSFLDRSRWNAPLDDARANNYAEIFLRGQASAFNEVGAIWAPRYRQATFGAFLTSKQQAQQALDFAYRDVLAAFEQFLDEAGERPIVLAGHSQGALHLSRLLAERIAGTPLADRIVAAYVVGWPVSATADLPAMGLPACEGPDQAGCILSWQSFSEPADPSLIFDTFDATTGFTGASRAGTPLVCTNPVTGRAGDSAPAQANLGTLIPDSRLANATMVPGRIPARCDGRGILLIGSDVPEMGPYVLQPGNNYHVYDYSLFWANIRADAARRLAAFGA; the protein is encoded by the coding sequence TTGGCCCGGAAGTTCCTCTACGGGATAGCGATCCTGATCATGCTCGCACTCGCCGCCGCCTTCACCTACCGCTATTGGGGCATGCAGATCATGCGCCAGGCAATGGTGCCGAGCGCCGAATTCACGCCGCTGCCGGAGGCGCCGCCCAGCGCCTATGCGCGCGCCGAGATGTGGATCGCGCGGCCCGACAAGCCGGGCAATCCCGCGCTCTGGACCCCCGAGGGCTTCCAGCCCGCCGGCGATCCGGCGGCAGCCGTGTTCTTCCTGCATCCGACGTCGTTCCTCGACCGCAGCCGCTGGAATGCGCCGCTCGACGATGCCCGGGCCAACAATTATGCCGAGATCTTCCTGCGCGGACAGGCAAGCGCCTTCAACGAAGTGGGCGCGATCTGGGCTCCGCGCTATCGCCAGGCGACCTTCGGCGCGTTCCTGACGAGCAAGCAGCAGGCGCAGCAGGCGCTCGACTTCGCCTATCGCGACGTGCTCGCCGCCTTCGAGCAGTTCCTCGACGAGGCGGGCGAACGGCCGATCGTCCTCGCCGGGCACAGCCAGGGCGCGCTGCACCTCTCCCGGCTGCTGGCGGAGCGAATCGCGGGCACGCCGCTCGCCGACCGCATCGTCGCGGCCTATGTCGTCGGCTGGCCGGTTTCGGCCACTGCCGATCTTCCGGCGATGGGGCTTCCGGCCTGCGAAGGGCCGGACCAGGCAGGGTGCATCCTTTCGTGGCAGAGCTTTTCGGAGCCGGCGGACCCCTCGCTGATCTTCGACACCTTCGACGCGACGACCGGTTTCACCGGCGCCTCGCGGGCGGGCACGCCGCTGGTGTGCACCAATCCCGTCACCGGGCGCGCCGGCGACAGCGCGCCCGCGCAAGCCAATCTGGGCACGTTGATCCCCGATTCGCGGCTCGCCAACGCGACCATGGTTCCCGGGCGGATTCCCGCGCGCTGCGACGGGCGCGGCATCCTGTTGATCGGCAGCGACGTGCCGGAAATGGGCCCCTATGTGCTCCAGCCGGGCAACAATTATCACGTCTATGACTATAGCCTCTTCTGGGCGAACATCCGCGCGGATGCGGCGCGGCGGCTGGCCGCGTTCGGCGCCTAG
- the ruvX gene encoding Holliday junction resolvase RuvX, with protein sequence MAAFAPTTHASAFRAALPGGGRLLGLDLGTKTIGTALCDAGWSFASPAPLIRRAKFSKDKAALGELIGKQAVQGIVLGLPLNLDGSESPRSQSTRAFARNLAELELPILLWDERWSTVAAERTLIEQDASRARRAERIDSVAAAIILQAAIDALVQL encoded by the coding sequence ATGGCCGCCTTTGCCCCCACCACGCATGCTTCGGCCTTTCGCGCCGCGCTTCCCGGCGGGGGGCGGCTGCTGGGGCTGGACCTCGGCACCAAGACGATCGGCACCGCCCTGTGCGACGCGGGGTGGAGCTTCGCCAGCCCGGCCCCGCTCATCCGCCGGGCGAAGTTCAGCAAGGACAAGGCGGCGCTTGGCGAACTGATCGGCAAGCAGGCGGTGCAAGGCATCGTCCTGGGCCTGCCGCTCAATCTCGACGGAAGCGAGAGCCCGCGCTCGCAATCGACTCGTGCCTTTGCGCGAAACCTCGCCGAGCTCGAATTGCCGATCCTGTTGTGGGACGAGCGCTGGTCCACCGTCGCCGCCGAGCGCACGCTGATCGAACAGGACGCCAGCCGCGCCAGACGCGCCGAACGGATCGACTCGGTCGCTGCGGCGATCATCCTGCAAGCGGCGATCGATGCACTTGTGCAGTTATGA